One Mugil cephalus isolate CIBA_MC_2020 chromosome 12, CIBA_Mcephalus_1.1, whole genome shotgun sequence DNA segment encodes these proteins:
- the etv5a gene encoding ETS translocation variant 5a → MDGFYDQQVPFMVPSSHKSHVEEPSLCRPLNDMKRKFVDTELAQDTEELFQDLSQLQEIWIAEAQVPDDEQFVPDFQSESLMFHGPPPAKIKRELTPSKELSPCHQDRSSMPYREKCLYSYSAFDRKPTPGFKPLTPPSTPVSPRGPTSEQTSPPHPHVASPTQRLVQVQQPLAVSPSGQQGSLVRSLPFVVPRAPLGQDANSFIPEQHRFQRQMSEPCLPFPPSDGQGHPQFLPQPSNTSSNNSNSSLREGRPPYHRQMSEPLVTMPPQGFKQELVDTRYAEQDVPAMGPPADPSHPAPFHSMAIKQEPRDFCFDSEVPNCQSSFGRAGSFYHNNHESFSFDRDTQLYFDDTCVVPERLEGKVKQEPSVYRDGPPYQRRGSLQLWQFLVTLLDDPANGHFIAWTGRGMEFKLIEPEEVARRWGIQKNRPAMNYDKLSRSLRYYYEKGIMQKVAGERYVYKFVCDPEALFSMAFPDNQRPNLKADPDSVLGLDDDTVPLTHYDNSAPYLLDIGEQCAVGLPFPDGYSY, encoded by the exons ATGGACGGATTCTATGACCAGCAGGTCCCATTTATGGTTCCATCCAGC CACAAGTCTCATGTGGAGGAACCATCACTCTGCAGGCCTTTGAATGACATGAAGAGGAAATTTGTGGACACAGAGCTTGCCCAGGACACCGAAG AACTCTTCCAAGATCTCAGTCAGCTGCAGGAGATCTGGATCGCAGAAG CCCAGGTGCCTGACGATGAACAGTTTGTCCCAGATTTCCAGTCGGAGAGCT tgATGTTTCATGGCCCACCACCAGCCAAGATCAAACGAGAGTTGACTCCCTCCAAAGAGCTTTCTCCCTGTCACCAGGACAGGAGTTCCATGCCCTACAGAGAGAAGTGCCTTTACAGCTACAG TGCCTTTGACAGGAAACCCACTCCTGGGTTTAAGCCATTAACCCCCCCTTCCACGCCTGTGTCACCCCGTGGCCCCACGAGTGAGCAGACCTCCCCTCCACACCCCCATGTAGCCAGCCCGACCCAGCGCTTGGTGCAGGTTCAACAGCCACTGGCAGTGAGCCCCTCCGGCCAGCAAGGTTCCCTGGTCCGTAGCCTCCCCTTTGTTGTTCCCCGTGCACCCCTTGGCCAGGATGCCAACAGCTTCATACCTGAGCAGCACAG GTTCCAGAGGCAAATGTCAGAGCCATGTCTACCTTTTCCCCCTTCTGACGGTCAGGGCCATCCCCAGTTCTTGCCCCAGCCCTCAAACACCAGCAGCAATAACAGTAATAGCAGCTTGCGGGAAGGCCGGCCCCCCTACCACAGGCAGATGTCAGAGCCTCTGGTGACAATGCCTCCTCAGGGCTTCAAACAAGAACTCGTCGACACTCGATACGCCGAGCAGGATGTTCCTGCCATGGGTCCACCTGCAGACCCTTCCCATCCCGCTCCTTTCCACTCCATGGCCATCAAGCAAGAGCCCAGAGACTTCTGCTTTGATTCTG AAGTGCCTAATTGTCAGTCGTCGTTTGGAAGAGCGGGAAGCTTCTACCACAACAACCACGAGA GCTTCTCTTTCGACAGAGACACTCAGCTGTACTTTGATGACACATGTGTGGTCCCGGAGAGATTAGAAG GGAAAGTCAAACAGGAGCCATCTGTGTATCGAGACGGGCCTCCCTACCAGCGCCGGGGCTCCCTGCAGCTCTGGCAGTTCCTGGTCACATTGCTGGATGACCCCGCTAATGGCCACTTCATTGCCTGGACCGGCCGTGGCATGGAGTTCAAACTCATCGAGCCCGAGGAG GTGGCTCGTCGCTGGGGAATCCAAAAAAATAGGCCGGCCATGAACTATGATAAGCTGAGCCGCTCGCTGCGTTACTACTACGAGAAGGGCATCATGCAGAAG GTGGCAGGCGAGAGGTATGTTTACAAGTTTGTGTGCGACCCTGAGGCTCTGTTCTCCATGGCCTTTCCCGACAACCAGAGGCCCAACCTAAAGGCCGACCCAGATAGTGTGTTGGGGCTGGACGATGACACGGTGCCCCTCACCCACTATGACAACAGTGCTCCTTACCTGCTGGACATCGGGGAGCAGTGTGCGGTTGGCCTCCCTTTTCCAGACGGCTACAGCTACTAG